The DNA sequence GCACCGGAACCACTTCCACTCCTCGTAGAGCCGCGCGTCCTGCGGGCACACGGCTGGCACGCCGGGGACCCCGCACgcggccccgggacccccaggcctggcacagcccggGTGGGGGACAGCGTCCCGGTGCCCCATGAGGCAGCGGATCAGCACCTCAGGATCAGGGAGGGGATCAGCAGCCCAGTGTccggctgcagggcagctggcatCCCGGCAGCCCAGTGCCGCAGCCAGAGGGGGAGTGGGCACCGCGGTatcccagcccccagcccccccagcccccctccgggcgtgcccCCCGCCCCCTGACCTGCGCCAGGCGCTGCAGCCGCTCCCGCTCGGCCGGGTCCCGCGCCAGcgagcccaggagctgcaggaactgcGGGCTCGGGGGCGCCGCCACGTCCAGGTAGAAGGtgagagcctgggccagggtgCAGGGGGGCAGCCGCGGCTGCAGCACCCAGCGGGGCCCGGGGCTGGCCCCGCCTGGGGAGGGGATTGTGCCGCTCAGCTCGGCCGTTTCCTTCCCCGAGCCCTTCCacctttccttcctcccccGCCAAGTCCTAACCCCTTTgtcttcttcttcctcactcCCTTCCCATTCCTTTCCCTAGCCCcttcctctctcttcccctgcctcagcttcttccctttccccttcctctttctcttcccaagCCTCACCCCCTCCCCAtcttccctctgtccccctccgGTATGGAGTCTCCACCACCCCCCTGTGACTGGGATCCCCCaatccccccgtgtccccccgtacTGAGGGATCCCCCCGTATCCCCCCGTACTGAGGGATCCCCCCGTATCCCCCCGTACTGAGGGATCCCCAATCCCCCCGTACTGAGGGATCCCCaatccccccgtgtccccccgtacTGAGGGATCCCCaatccccccgtgtccccccgtacTGAGGGCTCCCCCaatcccccccgtgtccccccgtacTGAGGGATCCCCAATCCCCCCGTACTGAGGGATCCCCaatccccccgtgtccccccgtacTGAGGGATCCCCaatccccctgtgtccccccgtACCCGCGGGGTCCCCGTCGCGGCTCTCCAAGGCCAGGGGCTGCTCGGGGGGCGGCGGGTCCTCCACGCGCTCCAGGACGCCCCTCACCAGCTCCTCGCGGTTGGCGGGGAACACGCCCAGGTGGTCGCCGGGCAGGTGGCGCAGCCCCCCCTGCTCCGCGCAGCCCACCCGCACCAGCAGCGTCTGCCGGCTGCGGGCAGGGGTCAGCGGGCagggggcagggggcagggGGGCAGGGGCACGGGGGTGAAGGAGGGGGCAGCGGGGGAAAAGCGGCCCCGGGGGTCCCGAGAgtggggggatctggggacCCCGCGAGAGGAGGGGAATGGGAGATCCCGGGGGTGGGCGAGGTGGGGATCCCTGCCCGGGGGATCTCACCTGGACTCCTCGCTCTGCAGGTTCTCCACAGACAGCACCGAGCAGGGGAACACCTGGCGCTTGTGCAGCTGGGACAGTCCTGGGGGGCGCGGGGGGTCACGGGGGGCATGGGGCGCGCCGGAAGGGACGGAGGGTTGGGGGGaacaggggtttggggggacacggaggggctggggggaacaggggtttggggggacacggaggggctggggggaacaggggtttggggggacaCGGAGGGGCTGCGGGCTGGGAGTCATGGGGTGAGGAGAAGGCTGGGGGAACCAAAGCGTCTTGGGGAGGTCGTGAGGGGCAGGAGGAGTCCCGGGGGGACTGGGGACTGACCCCACAGAGCTGTGGGGTGTGAGGGGATCCCACAGGGTGCTCGGGGGGTGCCGTGGGGTGTCTCGGGAGGTTGGTGAGAGGCGGGGGGTGACACGGGGAGTGGGGGGTCCCGCAGGGTTTGGGGGTCCGGGGGGGTCGGTACCGGCCAGAGTCTCGGTGGCCTGCGGCTGCGGCACCAGCCGGTGCCGGTGGCGCTTCCAGCCCTGCGGCGGGGCGAACAGCTCCTcggcgccccccgccccgtCCCCCACGCAGAAGGTCTCGCAGGCAGCctgggggcgcggggggcggtgGGTGCCAAGCGGGGGGCCCGTGGGTGCCCCCCGCCCGGTACCTGGAGGAGCAGGGGTGCCCAGGTGCCGAGCGGCTCCCGAGGGCCCCCGGCCCCGTACCTGGAACACCTGGCGTGCCCAGGTGCGGAAGGACTCCTCCTGCGCGCACAGCTCGTCGCCCTCGCCCAGGGGCAGCACCCGCTCCccgcccagctcctccagccgcGTGTCCACGGCCCGCGCGAACGCACAGAAGTGGGGGTACGCCCGGGACCCCAGCCCGAACACCGCGAACCTGCGCAGGGTGGGGGTGAGGCTCCCCAGGGGTGTGGGGGTGTGCCCGGGACCCCAACCCCAACACCACCAGCCTGGGCGGGGGTGCACTGGGGGATCCCCAAAGTCAGAGGGGCCTGGCCATTATCAGGCATTACATGGGGGGTCACGGGGGCTCCTGTCCCCACCCACACCCGCAGGGCagacagggctgcagctgccggtgccggtgtgagccccgtgcccagccccagcagggcagcgTGCCCAGGCAAGGAGcccgtccccatccccattccctggctgtgcccatccctgtggcctgGGTACTGCAGCACTCCAGACGTGCCCAGGCTGAGGAGCCcatcctgtgcccatccccatGGCCATGTCCATCCCGTGCCCATCCCGTGCCCACCCCGTGCCCGTCCCCGTGGCCTGGGTACCGCAGGGCTCCCAAGGTTCCCGCGCTGTCGGTGTTGCTCAGCTGCCGCCGCTTCTTCTTCCAGGAGGACACGAGCTGGTCGGACTGGGAGACGCTGTTGAACCGCAGCTTGTAGCTCCTGGGGGTGTCAGGGGGGTCAGGAGGGTCGGGGGGATCCTGCCCCGGGCCcagcagggacccccaggacccccgggGTGCTCACATGGGCGGCTCCGCCTGGGAGGTGCCGGTGTAGGGCGAGGTCATCTCCATCAGGGCCTTGGAGAAGCTCTGTGGGGGCAGAGTGTCACCCCCAcaccccatccccaccccatcctcaccccatctccatccccagccctaTTCCATCTCCAGCCTCAATCCCATCCTTATcacatcctcatcctcatcctcatcctcatcctcatcctcatcctcatccccatcccatctccaacctcaatcccatcccatccccatcacatccccatcctcatccttatctccatccccatcccatcccatcccatcccatcccatcccatcccatcccatcccatcccatcccatcccattcccatcccatcccatcccatcccatcccatcccatcccatcccatcccatcccatcccatcccatcccattcccattatcccattcccattatcccatcccatccctaccTCAGCACATTCTGGCGGGTCCCCGTTCCCAAATGTGCTGGTGACCACCAGGACCAGGGTCTCGTGCTCCAGGGCCACCACGTCATATTCGTCCATGCACAGCACCTGGATGGAATCCCGGGATCAgggtccctgcccagcccggggccctgggggaggTGGGCGAGGGGGGCCGCCCCGTGCTGCCCCTTGTGCCAGACCTTGGGGTCGAAGGCCCGGCGGAAGAGCTGGCACAGGTTCCAGGCGTAGGTGCGCGACTTCCCGGTCTCCGTGCCGTAGAGGATGGTGGCCTTGACCCGCCGCGCCATCACGTGTCCCATGAGCTTGGCCGAGATCTTAACAGCGCTGTGGGGTCCCCAGGGCACCGAGGGTCAGCACGGCGTTCCCGGGGACCCCAGAACTGCCCCGGGATCGGGGGGTTCACCTACTTGGCCACTTCCTTGAAGGTCTTCCTCCGGGTGACCGTGGTGCCCTTGGACACGTAAACCTTCCACGCGtcgggctgtggggcaggggcgTGGGGCAGTTGTGAGGCGGGGGGCTTGGGGGTGTGTGGGGTTGGGGAGCAGGGTGGGGGTCGGCTGTGGGGAAGAGGGGTTGGGGGTCTGTGGGGCCGGACCCACCTATTCCCAGAATGTGAACTGGGGGTCatggggagcactggggggcTCGTGGGGGGCTGGAAGgctcccagaggggctggggagagcccCAGCTGGGTGCTGGAGCCTCCCAGGGGATGCTGTGGGATGATGTAGGGTGTCCCggggcagctgtggggtgaTGCAGAGGGGTGCCACGGGGATCAgtggtgcccagggcagccccagaaAGTCCTGGGGGGTCCAGGGGGCTCCGTGGCAGCTGACCAAGGGTCTcagtgcctggggagggggcagaggggctggggagccgTGGGGCACTGAGGGTCTGTgggtccctggcagcagcaggggctgtggggcaggagctgtggggcagggtccCACCTGGTAGCGGAAGGAGGGGCTCAGCTGGTAGTTGACCATCTCCTGGTGGAACACGGGGGTGAGGCTGCCCGAGAGGGGGGGCACGATCCAGGCCCAGTCCGCGGGACACcccccccgcgcccgcccctcGGCCGCCAGGTGCTTCATGAAGGACTCGGTGGCCGCGTGGTGGTCCACGATGGTCACCTGGGCCACCTGCGGGGACCGGGGGCATGGCAGCGTGGGCACGGGGGCGTGCCCGAGGCCCGGCGCTGCGGGGCTCCTGCACTGAGGGTGCCCCGGTTCGGGGGTCCCAGCCGTGGGGGTCCCGGCAAGGGGGACCCCCGCAGTGTGGGGGTCCCGGCGCGGGGTCCCACCTGGAAGCTGTGCAGCACGGCCACGTTCACCTCCACAGCCGCCCGGTCCTTCCAGAGGGAcgagctgctgcctgtgtccaGCCCCATGCGCTCGGCCACCTCCTGCGGGGTGGGCCGGGGGTCAGCCGGGGGGGTCCCACATGGGGCTCTAGGGGTGTCCTTGGGGTGCCAGAGGGCTCCCGGGGGGAATTCTGGGGGAGGTCCCGGGAGTGACCCAAGCATGGTCCTGGTGGGGGTCTCGGGGGGGTTCTGGATGGGCCTGAAGGGGGTCCCAGCGTGGTCCCAGTGGGGGTCGCTGGGGTGTTCCGGGGGGGCCAGTGTGGGTCCCAAGGGAAATACTGGGGACTACCAGGGGGCTCCcgggaggggtcctgggggacCCTAGTGGGGTTCCAGGGCCATCCCTGTGGGGTCCAGGGCCGTTCCTGTGGGGTCCCAGTGCAGTCCCCGTGGTCCCAGTGCAGCCCCGGGGGTCCCAGTGGGGTCCCAGTGTGATCCCGGGGGTCCCAGTACAATCCCGGGgtcccggcgcggccccgcggggccgggggctcaCGGGCAGCACGTCGTAGCGGTGGCGGTCGCAGAGGTTGCGGGAGCCGATCTCGGTGCCCATGTACCAGCCGTTGAAGGGCGCCGCGGGGAACTCGAGCCCCCCGATCTCCAGCAGCAGGTTGGCCACGGCCGGCAGGGCGTGCCAGCGCAGCCCCAGCTCCGAGAACCACTCCAGCCTGGGGGCACGGGGCTGTGAGCGCGCCCGCACGGCCAGCCCGGCCCCACAGCCCCCGTGGGCAGCCAGCCCGGCCCCACAGCCCCCGTGGGCAGCCAGCccggccccacagctctgcgtGGGCAGCCAGcccggccccacagccccgcgTGGGCAGCCAGCCCGGCCCCACTGCCCCCGTGGGCAGCCAGCCCGGCCCCACAGCCCCCGTGGGCACCCTGCCCGGCCCCACAGCCCCCGTGGGCAGCCAGCCCGGCCCCACTGCCCCCGTGGGCAGCCAGcccggccccacagccccgccTGGGCAGCCAGCCCGACCCCACAGCCCCCGTGGGCAGCCAGCCCGGCCCCACAGCCCCCGTGGGCAGCCAGCCCGGCCCCACTGCCCCCGTGGGCAGCCAGcccggccccacagccccgccTGGGCAGCCAGCccggccccacagcccccatcCGCCCGCACCCCACCCAGGGAGGGTCAGCACACCCGTGGCTCCGTCAGGGGGATCAGCAGCCCGGCATTCCCGGATCCAGGAGGGGGTCAGCAGCCCAGGATCCCAGCCCGGGAAGGAGCCGGCATTCCCGCACCGCCAGGGATGGGATCAGACCCGCggctgctccctgtcccagcGCGGTTCCCCAGCCTCCatgccccgctcctgcccctctccaaCCCGCCCCGGGGTGACCCCGGGCTCTCCAGCCCCGTCACCGGGCCAGTCCCGGGGCAGGGGGATGGCGGGGCCGCACTCACGTGGGGTGCTGCAGCGGCACCTCGAGCACCAGCTCCGGGGGCAGCGGGAACAGCTCGGGGGACTCGTcggggccctgcagcagcagcggcagcacgTCGAAGCGGCCGCCGCCGGGGGTCCAGCCGTGTTggatgcagagctgggggcacagcGGCACGGGGGCTCCAGGAGGTGTTGGGGGGCGCGGGGATTCGGGGGAGATGAAGGGCATGGGGGGGATGGAGGGGAGTGGAGTGGTACgaggagggagaaggaagagagaCGGAGCGGGGATGGAGGGCGGCACGGGGGGAggactgggatggggatggagagggaagagaggaggggcaggaggcgGCGAGGGGGCCTGGGGGCGCGGGGGTCCCCCCACCTCGGTGATGTCCACATTGGCAGGGTCGCCGCGCACGGAGCCGTCGGGCTGCCGGTAGCCCGCGTAGCGGATCAGCTGCGGGTTCCAGATGCGGAAATCGCCGCGGCCCGGAGCCCGCGGGGGGAAGATGGTGATGGCCGACctgggggggccgggggggccgTCAGGACACCCTGCGGCCGCGGGTCCCGGGGGGCAACGGGGGGATTCTCACCGGATGTTGCCGCGGTTGGTGGCGAACTGGATGTGGGAGCAGAGGAGGCTGAACATCTCCCCCAGCCCCGCGCAGTCCCGGGCGTCAAACACCTGCGGGGACAGGGGTGTGGGGACCCTGCGGGGCAGGCGGCATGGGAGCCCCTGGCAATCTGCGGCCGGGCCCCTTTGGGACGGGGTCCCCACGGCGCGGGGGTGGCGTGGAGTCTTTGCTGGGGTGGGAGCTCCCTGTGGAACCGGGGCCCGTGGCACGGGGTGTCGTCAGTCAGGGTCCCCCGGGTCCCCGTGCTGCAGCTGCGAGGCGGGGTCTCTGTGGGGCGGGGGTCACCCCAGGGCACGGGACACGGGGTGAGGGTCCCCGCGGTGTGGGGGTGCTGTTCCCCGGGGTACCCCTGAGGTGGGGTGGGGCTCCTGTGGGGTGGCTCGGGCTGCCTTTGGGTTTGTCCCCAGCCGTCTGAGGTGTGCCCCCGCGGGCTGTGGCGGGTGGGGGTCCCGCGGGGGCCGCACCTGCAGCTTGTTCCACTGGA is a window from the Passer domesticus isolate bPasDom1 chromosome 1, bPasDom1.hap1, whole genome shotgun sequence genome containing:
- the NOS3 gene encoding nitric oxide synthase 3; its protein translation is MGVPATTAAPRGLCVPREGCVLPLVPSLCPQGAVSTPVPCVCSPDAARVPPVPCPSGCHVLFSAVSPQVPCAPPAAMRAPHATYPPSSLSPPGLCPPGCHVCSQVPPKPCPGHECRVPLSGCHRSLPMPTCQGAGAAGVPLPAVGSPPCPRRVAVAVAAEVAVPIVCGAGASRPRHHFPGQEEAGSGRSRLRGAAMGNLPGVLPGAPRACPGLGLCSRPRGPAPEDPPVTAAPAAVTEPPSSAPSSPAEPPRFARLKNWETGSISYDTLCATAGQELPCSGLRCLGSLVLPRPLAAPTPEGTRPPEELLELARDFITQYYVSLRRENSPAHTQRLREVAADIAASGSYRLREPELAFGAKQAWRNAARCVGRIQWNKLQVFDARDCAGLGEMFSLLCSHIQFATNRGNIRSAITIFPPRAPGRGDFRIWNPQLIRYAGYRQPDGSVRGDPANVDITELCIQHGWTPGGGRFDVLPLLLQGPDESPELFPLPPELVLEVPLQHPTLEWFSELGLRWHALPAVANLLLEIGGLEFPAAPFNGWYMGTEIGSRNLCDRHRYDVLPEVAERMGLDTGSSSSLWKDRAAVEVNVAVLHSFQVAQVTIVDHHAATESFMKHLAAEGRARGGCPADWAWIVPPLSGSLTPVFHQEMVNYQLSPSFRYQPDAWKVYVSKGTTVTRRKTFKEVANAVKISAKLMGHVMARRVKATILYGTETGKSRTYAWNLCQLFRRAFDPKVLCMDEYDVVALEHETLVLVVTSTFGNGDPPECAESFSKALMEMTSPYTGTSQAEPPMSYKLRFNSVSQSDQLVSSWKKKRRQLSNTDSAGTLGALRFAVFGLGSRAYPHFCAFARAVDTRLEELGGERVLPLGEGDELCAQEESFRTWARQVFQAACETFCVGDGAGGAEELFAPPQGWKRHRHRLVPQPQATETLAGLSQLHKRQVFPCSVLSVENLQSEESSRQTLLVRVGCAEQGGLRHLPGDHLGVFPANREELVRGVLERVEDPPPPEQPLALESRDGDPAGGASPGPRWVLQPRLPPCTLAQALTFYLDVAAPPSPQFLQLLGSLARDPAERERLQRLAQDARLYEEWKWFRCPTLPEVLAEFPSVALPAALLLSQLPLLQPRYYSISSAPGAHPGEIHLTVAVVTYHSENGQGPLHYGVCSTWLARLQPGDTVPAFIRGAPSFRLPPAPDTPCILVGPGTGVAPFRSFWQHRLQLLRAGGGPLGPMVLVFGCRSSALDHIYREEMEQARQQGALSRVLTAFSREPGSPKTYVQDVLRAQLAAEVHQVLCQRGGHMYVCGDVTMATEVLQTVQHILAQEGDMTLGQAGDVISELRDKNRYHEDIFGLTFRTQEVALRIRSQSFSLQERRPAGPAP